The following proteins are co-located in the Pedobacter sp. FW305-3-2-15-E-R2A2 genome:
- a CDS encoding glycosyltransferase yields the protein MKTLKILDWPSQRFFSETHPFHKWRQELRESGIQLEFHTDHTSPKLRNADFLLLHSRYFMNGWQDIYKRTPENEYELLLLLSELKKTVGKLIWFDTADSSGSSDFPIIDFVDVFLKKQVLKDKRYYTDKNTQNDLRIWLNDRKLKTEITEFKPCPKDQLHKVKLGWNIGLNDYRYFGYKMSRLSNYLSYYLYPTRFSKVEKERPFDLTFRGSIHHGKDLKNAISYQRNRVLELFDSMNLNIARGPAISKFRYWQEMRKAKLSISPFGWGEICYRDFETFIAGAILIKPSMEHLDTYPQLFIPQETYVPIRWDMEDLEEKLDFVITRYPYYKQIAENGQERYRTAINDGDAFIHSILQILN from the coding sequence ATGAAGACATTAAAAATCCTGGACTGGCCTTCTCAAAGGTTTTTTTCAGAAACACATCCTTTCCATAAATGGCGACAGGAACTGAGAGAAAGCGGGATACAACTTGAATTCCATACCGACCATACCAGCCCTAAACTCAGGAATGCAGATTTCCTGCTCCTCCATTCCAGATACTTTATGAATGGCTGGCAGGACATCTATAAGCGAACTCCTGAAAATGAATACGAACTGCTCTTATTGTTATCAGAATTAAAGAAAACGGTGGGCAAACTCATCTGGTTTGACACCGCTGATTCCAGTGGTTCCAGCGACTTCCCCATCATCGACTTTGTAGATGTCTTCCTGAAGAAACAAGTGTTAAAAGACAAGCGCTATTACACCGACAAAAACACGCAGAACGACCTCCGGATCTGGTTAAATGACAGAAAGTTAAAAACGGAAATTACCGAATTCAAACCCTGTCCGAAAGACCAGCTGCACAAGGTAAAACTGGGTTGGAATATCGGGTTGAACGACTACCGTTACTTCGGTTACAAGATGTCAAGACTGAGCAATTACCTCAGTTATTACCTCTATCCGACCAGGTTTAGCAAAGTAGAAAAGGAACGGCCTTTTGACCTGACCTTCCGGGGAAGCATCCATCACGGAAAGGACCTTAAAAATGCCATTTCCTATCAGCGGAACAGGGTTCTTGAGCTCTTTGACTCCATGAACCTGAACATCGCCCGCGGCCCTGCCATCTCTAAATTCCGCTACTGGCAGGAGATGAGAAAGGCAAAGCTGAGCATCAGTCCTTTTGGCTGGGGAGAGATCTGCTACCGGGATTTTGAAACCTTTATTGCAGGCGCAATCCTGATCAAACCTTCGATGGAACACCTGGACACCTACCCTCAGTTATTTATTCCGCAGGAGACCTATGTCCCCATTCGCTGGGATATGGAAGACCTGGAAGAAAAGCTGGATTTCGTGATTACCCGGTACCCCTATTATAAACAAATCGCAGAAAACGGACAGGAGCGCTACCGGACTGCGATCAATGATGGCGACGCCTTTATTCATTCCATCCTCCAAATACTCAATTAA
- a CDS encoding sugar transferase, with protein MDPKRIFDLLLSLAALLLLSPLFILISIWVKLDSKGSIFYRQTRVGRKKVCFKLIKFRTMYGGADRQGLLTVGDHDCRITRAGYWLRKYKLDELPQLLNILRGEMSFVGPRPEVSKYVALYNPVQQRVLSVRPGITDWASIEYIDESELLARASDPEHFYRTDIIPKKLQQGLKYIDHKSLWTDLHIIFMTLKCIVLKHH; from the coding sequence ATGGACCCTAAACGAATTTTCGACCTGCTGCTTTCCTTAGCGGCCCTGCTCCTGCTGAGCCCCCTGTTTATCCTCATCTCCATTTGGGTAAAACTCGATTCCAAAGGCAGTATTTTTTACCGTCAAACCCGTGTGGGAAGGAAAAAGGTTTGCTTTAAGCTCATCAAGTTCAGAACGATGTATGGTGGTGCCGACCGGCAAGGCCTGCTTACTGTTGGCGACCATGACTGCCGCATTACCAGGGCCGGATACTGGCTGAGGAAATATAAGCTAGATGAACTTCCGCAGCTGCTGAACATTCTCAGGGGCGAGATGAGCTTCGTTGGCCCCAGGCCGGAAGTGAGCAAGTACGTAGCCCTGTACAACCCTGTACAGCAAAGGGTCCTCAGCGTAAGGCCGGGAATTACAGACTGGGCCTCCATTGAATACATTGATGAAAGTGAGCTCCTCGCCAGGGCCAGTGATCCTGAGCATTTTTACCGGACGGATATTATTCCGAAGAAACTACAGCAAGGACTGAAATACATTGACCATAAAAGCCTCTGGACCGACCTGCACATCATCTTCATGACCTTGAAATGCATTGTCCTGAAACACCATTAA
- a CDS encoding glycosyltransferase, translated as MNNPKKRVLFLSPSLSKGGAETQMLKIAKFLKANDYEVMIISLKPINEFDTDFTKMGIRVEYLKSWFGQPARNWMQLKKLIRDFRPEHVVAFMFIAILFARMLKLSLDFKLISSIRTSVINRKWYLPYKLSIGMDDALVFNSQASKDNFERLKLAKKGGLVIHNAISIPDLSSISCRPRAVFTWICVAHFRWNKDYVTLFEAIALLKPGAFRLEIIGELNEETWPHRMILDLGIQNYVRILGFKQNASEYLKAADAFVLSSHYEGMPNAILEAMAHGKPVVVTAIDCNKEFIDAAKCGMLSEPLNARSLADQMKKMMDMTPTGRYMLGQNGKKYIESHFSEQQILNQWMELIVNT; from the coding sequence ATGAACAATCCTAAGAAGCGCGTGCTCTTCCTCAGTCCTTCTTTGAGCAAAGGAGGTGCAGAGACACAAATGCTCAAAATAGCCAAATTCCTGAAGGCCAATGACTATGAAGTGATGATCATTTCCTTAAAGCCGATTAATGAGTTCGATACGGACTTTACAAAAATGGGGATCAGGGTAGAATACCTGAAAAGCTGGTTTGGCCAGCCGGCACGCAACTGGATGCAGCTAAAAAAGTTGATCCGGGATTTCAGGCCTGAACATGTGGTCGCCTTTATGTTCATCGCCATTCTATTTGCAAGGATGTTGAAGCTCAGCCTGGATTTCAAATTGATTTCTTCCATCAGAACCTCGGTGATCAACAGGAAATGGTACCTCCCCTATAAGTTATCCATCGGCATGGACGATGCCCTCGTCTTCAATTCTCAGGCTTCGAAAGACAACTTTGAGCGCTTAAAGCTCGCCAAAAAGGGAGGTCTGGTGATCCACAATGCGATTTCTATTCCTGATTTAAGCAGCATTAGTTGTCGGCCGCGAGCGGTTTTTACCTGGATCTGTGTGGCACATTTCCGATGGAACAAAGACTATGTGACTCTTTTTGAAGCGATTGCCCTGCTTAAACCCGGGGCATTCCGACTGGAGATCATCGGTGAATTAAATGAGGAAACCTGGCCACACCGCATGATCCTTGACCTCGGCATTCAGAACTATGTACGGATTCTGGGTTTCAAGCAAAATGCTTCTGAATACTTAAAAGCCGCCGATGCTTTTGTGCTTTCCTCCCATTATGAGGGCATGCCGAATGCCATTCTGGAAGCGATGGCACATGGAAAACCCGTTGTCGTGACTGCGATCGACTGCAATAAAGAATTCATTGATGCCGCAAAATGCGGGATGCTTTCCGAGCCCTTAAATGCCAGGAGCCTTGCTGATCAAATGAAAAAGATGATGGACATGACCCCTACAGGGCGATATATGCTCGGTCAGAACGGAAAAAAATATATCGAATCACATTTCAGTGAGCAGCAGATTCTAAATCAATGGATGGAGCTGATTGTCAATACATAG
- a CDS encoding DegT/DnrJ/EryC1/StrS family aminotransferase, whose product MNISFSPPFIDQNVIDEVLDTLESRWITSGPKVKALEAEMMELTGSKATVCVNSWTSGAIMMLKWFGIKEGDEVIIPAYSYCATALCVLHCGATPVMVDISDDLTIDPVEIRKAINQKTKAIITVDIAGLPCDYQAINALLKEAEVMEQFIPATEKQRALGRILLIADAAHSIGACYGGKSAALASDITIYSFHAVKNITTAEGGCICLNLPEQFNHEAEYGFLKVFALNGQNKDAYAKSRGANWKYDILYQGLKINMPDICAAIGLAQIRQYKDLLLPSRKHIALKYCHHFNAYSWFTAPTLKDHSRESSYHIFPLRIKGISEEQRDQIIDQLVALGIVVNVHFIPMPMLTYFKHTGYKIEDYPNSYKQYACEISLPIYPQLSIEEVDYIIESVINTVQLQLSISPLKTTA is encoded by the coding sequence ATGAACATCTCATTCTCACCTCCGTTTATTGACCAAAATGTAATTGATGAAGTGCTGGACACCCTGGAATCAAGATGGATTACCTCAGGTCCCAAAGTGAAAGCTCTGGAAGCAGAAATGATGGAACTGACCGGGTCTAAAGCCACTGTATGTGTAAACTCATGGACTTCAGGGGCCATCATGATGCTAAAATGGTTTGGCATTAAAGAAGGTGATGAAGTCATTATACCCGCCTATTCGTATTGTGCCACTGCCTTATGCGTTTTACATTGCGGTGCAACACCAGTGATGGTAGACATTTCCGACGACCTGACCATTGACCCGGTCGAGATCAGGAAAGCCATCAACCAGAAAACAAAAGCCATCATTACCGTAGATATTGCCGGCTTACCCTGCGATTACCAGGCCATCAATGCCCTTCTCAAAGAAGCGGAGGTTATGGAACAATTTATTCCTGCTACAGAAAAACAACGTGCTTTAGGAAGGATTTTACTCATCGCAGATGCCGCCCATTCCATAGGCGCATGTTATGGCGGTAAATCCGCCGCATTGGCCAGCGACATCACCATCTACTCCTTCCATGCCGTAAAGAACATCACCACCGCTGAAGGCGGCTGTATTTGCCTGAACCTGCCCGAACAGTTTAACCACGAGGCAGAATACGGCTTTTTAAAAGTCTTTGCCCTGAACGGACAAAACAAAGATGCCTACGCGAAATCCAGGGGCGCCAACTGGAAATACGACATCCTTTACCAGGGTTTAAAAATCAATATGCCCGACATATGTGCCGCTATAGGTCTTGCGCAGATCAGGCAATACAAAGACCTGCTCCTGCCTTCCAGGAAGCACATTGCACTGAAGTATTGTCACCATTTCAATGCCTACAGCTGGTTTACCGCCCCTACTTTAAAAGACCATTCCAGGGAATCTTCCTACCATATTTTCCCGCTCAGGATAAAAGGTATTTCTGAAGAACAGCGGGATCAGATTATTGACCAGCTTGTTGCACTCGGAATCGTGGTCAATGTTCATTTCATTCCCATGCCCATGCTGACCTATTTTAAACATACCGGATATAAGATTGAAGACTATCCCAACAGCTATAAACAATATGCCTGCGAGATCTCCCTGCCCATCTATCCGCAGCTGAGCATTGAAGAAGTCGATTACATCATCGAATCTGTGATCAATACCGTACAGCTTCAGCTCAGCATTTCTCCTTTGAAAACAACCGCTTAA
- the asnB gene encoding asparagine synthase (glutamine-hydrolyzing), whose product MCGIFGTINYEIPVDQQEIFQGLWHRGPDEQDLQSIDNLHLYHTRLAIQDLSPLGKQPMEYNGLMIVFNGEIYNHLELREKYGLESASNSDTRTILMMYELMGMKMLEEFDGMFAFALYDLKNRMLYLARDRAGKKPLFIYRKGNTWMFSSELNILSQIAKPEIDYAALSDYLYLGYHYRKSTPYLHVSELENGHYLKLDPQKMKEQDVTWFNMQEGYKQESKLNHEDSIAQLDHLLQLAVHRRMDSSDLDVGSFLSGGIDSGLVTAIAAKHAKRLNTFTVRVPGSYDESGLAAKVAKSYGTNHTVVDIDFSNLQNDIETILSGHGEPNCDNSAIPSYYVAKAAKQHTTVVLNGDGADELFGGYRRYVPFRHLDFFQPNNLTKISAKILAGILPIANEKQSYYTYLYRLLKFASYTDVVKIYCSASSDLFVGFEDQFLRRPLMKEISSDLLAINKLPLSALNKILLMDFQSMLFSRLLPKMDTATMAHSLEGRSPFLSKELLDFAPGLPDHFKIHNVTTKSILRDLAVNYLPEELINQPKRGFEIPLRKWVDEELKTVINDYLLAKDTLYSRIIKKSFIEDLIAKKIRVSDERRAKMLFCVFGLEVWYKKLIQKNNAL is encoded by the coding sequence ATGTGCGGAATATTTGGAACAATAAATTATGAAATTCCGGTAGATCAGCAAGAGATCTTCCAGGGCTTATGGCACCGCGGCCCTGATGAGCAGGACCTGCAAAGCATCGACAACCTCCACCTGTACCATACCCGTCTGGCCATTCAGGACCTGAGCCCTTTGGGAAAACAGCCCATGGAATACAACGGCTTAATGATCGTGTTCAATGGGGAGATTTACAACCACCTCGAACTGCGGGAGAAATACGGGCTGGAATCGGCCTCCAATTCAGACACCAGAACCATTTTGATGATGTATGAGCTCATGGGCATGAAAATGCTGGAAGAGTTTGACGGCATGTTTGCCTTTGCCCTGTACGACCTTAAAAACCGGATGCTTTACCTCGCCAGAGACCGGGCCGGCAAAAAGCCCCTGTTTATTTACCGGAAAGGAAATACCTGGATGTTTTCTTCGGAGCTCAATATCCTGTCGCAGATTGCCAAACCGGAGATCGATTATGCTGCCCTCTCCGACTACCTCTATCTCGGCTATCATTACCGGAAATCGACCCCCTACCTCCATGTTTCTGAACTCGAAAACGGGCACTATTTAAAGCTTGACCCACAAAAAATGAAAGAACAGGATGTGACCTGGTTTAACATGCAGGAAGGTTATAAACAGGAAAGCAAGCTCAATCATGAAGATTCTATCGCGCAGCTCGATCACTTACTGCAGCTTGCCGTGCACCGCAGGATGGACAGTTCCGACCTCGATGTAGGCTCCTTTTTAAGTGGCGGAATAGATAGTGGCCTCGTCACCGCCATCGCTGCAAAACATGCCAAACGCCTCAACACCTTTACCGTCCGCGTTCCCGGAAGCTATGATGAATCCGGGCTGGCCGCGAAAGTAGCTAAAAGCTATGGCACCAACCATACCGTCGTAGACATTGATTTTTCCAATCTGCAGAACGACATTGAAACCATTTTAAGCGGTCACGGGGAGCCGAATTGCGACAACTCCGCCATCCCGAGTTATTATGTCGCCAAGGCCGCAAAACAACATACCACTGTCGTCCTTAATGGCGATGGGGCCGATGAATTGTTTGGCGGTTACCGCCGTTATGTTCCTTTCCGGCATTTAGACTTTTTTCAGCCCAATAACCTAACCAAAATCAGCGCAAAGATCCTCGCGGGAATCCTGCCGATAGCGAACGAAAAGCAGAGTTATTACACCTATCTGTATCGTTTATTAAAATTTGCCAGCTATACTGATGTCGTCAAGATCTACTGTTCCGCCTCTTCTGATTTATTTGTCGGCTTTGAAGATCAGTTTTTAAGGAGGCCGCTGATGAAAGAGATTTCCTCAGACCTGCTTGCCATCAACAAGCTCCCGCTCAGTGCATTGAACAAGATTTTACTGATGGACTTCCAGTCTATGCTGTTCAGTCGCCTGTTGCCCAAGATGGACACCGCCACCATGGCACATTCCCTGGAAGGAAGGAGTCCATTTTTATCCAAAGAGCTATTGGACTTTGCGCCCGGCTTACCCGATCATTTCAAGATTCACAATGTGACCACTAAATCCATCCTCCGGGATCTGGCTGTAAATTATTTGCCCGAAGAGCTGATCAATCAGCCGAAAAGGGGATTTGAAATCCCCCTTCGCAAATGGGTAGATGAGGAACTCAAAACCGTGATTAACGATTATCTGCTCGCAAAGGACACCCTTTACTCCAGGATCATCAAAAAAAGTTTCATTGAAGATCTGATTGCAAAAAAGATCAGGGTTTCGGACGAAAGAAGGGCAAAAATGCTTTTCTGTGTTTTCGGCCTTGAGGTATGGTATAAGAAACTCATTCAAAAAAACAATGCATTATGA
- a CDS encoding glycosyltransferase family 4 protein yields the protein MASKIKVMHLIGSLTKGGAERFVVDLCNELAKDERYEVTLVSLRSNDLEKGFRKEIHDKVRYISFEKGPGINFLVMFRLTAWLNTEKPDFLHTHLNGFEYLALYFLGNSKTRFFHTLHNISPKECPSYIARIFRKTYYKKNKVQAITISEDVKQTFQECYGLGNDILIPNGRPDLVQSPAYKEVFKEHRLGSDTFLLVHVARIAAQKNQELLIKAVQQFNTTEIKKCSLLIIGEAKNEQLHQKLRQMASGDPHIRFLGGKYNVVDYLSLADAFCLSSFYEGMPISIIEAFSVGCIPVCTPVSGIKNMIRHGHNGFLSKDNSVDSYSDAIKEALYHPYKEMIRYKGKQSFRLNYHISITARNYSKTYQQHVPELQALHHLTTPFLKHPYEQS from the coding sequence ATGGCATCAAAAATTAAAGTAATGCACCTGATTGGTTCTTTAACCAAGGGTGGCGCGGAGCGCTTTGTAGTTGACCTCTGTAACGAACTCGCGAAGGATGAGCGATACGAAGTGACCCTGGTCTCTCTTCGCAGCAATGACCTGGAAAAGGGTTTCAGAAAAGAAATCCATGACAAGGTCAGGTATATCTCCTTCGAAAAAGGGCCCGGTATCAATTTCCTCGTCATGTTCCGGCTTACCGCCTGGCTAAACACAGAAAAGCCCGACTTTCTGCACACCCATTTAAACGGGTTCGAATACCTCGCTTTGTATTTTTTAGGGAATTCCAAGACCCGTTTTTTTCATACCCTGCATAACATTTCCCCAAAGGAATGTCCCAGTTACATCGCCAGGATTTTTCGGAAGACTTATTACAAAAAGAACAAAGTACAGGCCATTACGATCTCCGAAGATGTAAAACAGACCTTTCAGGAATGCTATGGTCTTGGCAACGACATTTTAATTCCCAATGGCCGTCCGGATCTCGTTCAGAGCCCTGCCTATAAGGAAGTATTTAAAGAACACCGCTTAGGCTCCGACACTTTCCTGCTCGTCCATGTGGCCAGGATTGCCGCGCAGAAGAACCAGGAATTACTGATCAAAGCCGTTCAGCAGTTCAATACCACCGAAATTAAGAAATGCAGCCTGCTGATCATCGGGGAAGCTAAAAATGAGCAATTGCACCAAAAGCTCCGGCAGATGGCCTCCGGAGATCCTCACATTCGCTTTCTGGGCGGTAAATACAATGTCGTCGACTATTTATCCCTGGCAGATGCTTTTTGTCTGTCCAGCTTTTATGAAGGCATGCCGATTTCCATTATTGAGGCATTTTCTGTCGGCTGTATTCCGGTATGTACCCCTGTTAGCGGCATTAAGAACATGATCAGGCATGGTCATAATGGTTTTCTGAGTAAAGACAATAGCGTAGACAGTTACTCCGACGCCATTAAAGAAGCCTTATATCATCCCTATAAAGAGATGATCCGCTACAAAGGCAAACAGAGCTTCAGGCTGAACTACCACATTTCCATCACCGCCAGAAATTACAGCAAGACCTACCAGCAACATGTCCCTGAACTACAGGCCTTGCATCATTTAACCACCCCTTTTTTAAAGCATCCATATGAACAATCCTAA